A window from Pedosphaera parvula Ellin514 encodes these proteins:
- a CDS encoding NAD(P)/FAD-dependent oxidoreductase translates to MTEKNTAEVIIIGGGIAGLSAAIYLGRAERDVLLLDTGKSMARWEPEVQNYLGFPEGVAGEELLRRGHEQAGRYHVAVTEDEILEIGKEDGLFILHGKAEKYSAKGLLIATGIFHLPPEIEGVSGLSRAQHVFLQGL, encoded by the coding sequence ATGACAGAAAAAAACACAGCGGAAGTTATCATTATCGGTGGTGGAATAGCTGGACTATCAGCAGCCATTTACCTGGGCCGTGCTGAGCGTGACGTGTTGCTCCTGGACACCGGCAAATCAATGGCACGCTGGGAGCCCGAGGTGCAAAATTATCTGGGCTTTCCAGAGGGCGTAGCGGGAGAAGAGTTGCTAAGAAGAGGTCACGAACAGGCCGGGCGTTACCACGTGGCTGTGACGGAAGATGAAATACTGGAAATCGGCAAGGAGGATGGTCTGTTCATTTTGCATGGAAAGGCTGAAAAATATAGCGCAAAAGGGCTGCTGATCGCCACGGGTATTTTCCATTTGCCACCGGAAATCGAAGGTGTTTCGGGATTGTCTCGGGCACAGCATGTTTTTTTGCAAGGATTGTGA
- a CDS encoding NAD(P)/FAD-dependent oxidoreductase, whose amino-acid sequence MFFCKDCDGFRVRGKRIAIYGWADEAVEYALGMLFYSPSVAIVTNGKKTRWSEKHAKWIEEYKIPVFRQRIAQLGREGCQVRELSFDDGTRTEIEALFATRGDIYFNKLAKNLGAEVDEDGQIIVDLCLRTTIKGVYAAGCVTPANCQMIIAAGQGATAAQTINRDLFEESLATHALRKYRAVQLDDLQETGSPKDRRTLAEATPSSEEGLLGIGIEAETHRFDQSG is encoded by the coding sequence ATGTTTTTTTGCAAGGATTGTGATGGGTTTCGCGTCCGGGGAAAGCGAATCGCCATCTACGGCTGGGCAGATGAAGCGGTGGAATATGCTTTGGGAATGCTCTTCTATTCCCCTTCAGTTGCCATTGTAACTAATGGAAAAAAGACACGCTGGAGTGAAAAGCACGCAAAGTGGATTGAGGAGTATAAAATCCCGGTCTTCAGACAGCGGATTGCGCAGCTTGGTCGTGAAGGTTGCCAGGTGCGTGAACTCAGCTTCGATGATGGCACCAGAACCGAAATAGAGGCGTTATTCGCCACCAGAGGTGACATCTATTTTAATAAATTGGCGAAGAATCTAGGCGCCGAGGTTGATGAAGACGGCCAGATAATCGTCGATCTGTGTCTGCGTACAACAATCAAGGGGGTATACGCGGCCGGCTGTGTCACTCCCGCAAACTGTCAGATGATAATTGCCGCCGGGCAGGGCGCCACAGCGGCCCAAACGATTAATCGCGACTTGTTTGAAGAAAGCCTCGCCACCCACGCATTGCGCAAATATCGAGCGGTTCAACTCGATGACCTGCAGGAGACCGGTTCCCCCAAGGACCGGCGGACTCTCGCAGAGGCGACTCCGAGTTCCGAGGAAGGCTTGCTTGGCATCGGAATCGAGGCTGAAACACATCGTTTTGATCAAAGCGGATGA
- a CDS encoding SRPBCC family protein has product MEHIEKTIEVEAPVNKVYNQWTQFEDFPEFMEGVEEVRQLDDKHLHWVAEIGGKKKEWDAEIYEQVPDQKVAWRSITGARNAGMVEFIPQESNLTRVILKMDYEPQGAVEKTGDVLGAVSRRVEGDLERFKHFIQSRRLETGAWRGEIHDEKNQS; this is encoded by the coding sequence ATGGAACACATAGAAAAGACAATTGAAGTCGAAGCCCCGGTGAACAAAGTTTACAATCAATGGACCCAGTTTGAGGATTTTCCTGAATTTATGGAAGGAGTGGAAGAGGTGCGGCAGTTGGACGATAAACATCTCCATTGGGTGGCGGAAATTGGGGGCAAGAAAAAGGAATGGGATGCCGAAATCTATGAACAGGTTCCCGACCAGAAGGTTGCCTGGCGCAGCATAACCGGTGCCCGCAATGCCGGGATGGTTGAATTTATACCACAGGAAAGCAATCTTACGCGCGTGATCTTGAAGATGGATTACGAGCCTCAGGGTGCGGTGGAAAAGACGGGGGATGTTCTCGGAGCGGTGTCCCGTCGTGTCGAAGGCGATCTGGAAAGATTTAAGCATTTTATCCAGTCCAGACGCTTGGAAACCGGAGCATGGCGCGGCGAAATCCATGACGAAAAGAATCAATCCTGA
- a CDS encoding DUF883 family protein: protein MATKSESEMDDSTEKLLQDLREVVEDGEELLRAGASELTEKSSATRERLAAALEGAKETGRKLQQKTVEGARATDRVIRENPYQSLGIAFGVGLLIGVLINRK from the coding sequence ATGGCTACAAAATCAGAATCTGAAATGGACGACTCCACAGAAAAGCTTCTGCAGGATTTACGTGAAGTTGTGGAAGACGGTGAAGAGTTGCTTCGTGCGGGCGCCAGTGAATTAACTGAAAAAAGTTCAGCAACCCGTGAGCGTCTGGCCGCCGCTTTGGAAGGTGCTAAAGAGACAGGGCGCAAGCTGCAACAGAAAACCGTTGAAGGGGCCAGGGCTACTGATCGTGTAATCAGGGAAAATCCTTATCAATCCCTTGGCATTGCCTTTGGGGTCGGGCTGCTCATTGGAGTGCTGATTAACCGTAAATGA
- a CDS encoding phage holin family protein: MTMIESTATAPSPPGIFDLVRKLALTGLSALQNRGELFLVELQEEKNKIIEMFIWVAAVCFLGFMFIVVLTATVILLFPPDLRVYAAGGFCLLYLVGAVLSLLNLKALIKSATLPFQETISEVKKDRQWLESLK; encoded by the coding sequence ATGACCATGATCGAATCCACCGCAACGGCGCCAAGCCCACCAGGCATTTTTGATTTGGTGCGGAAACTTGCCCTTACTGGTTTGTCAGCTTTGCAGAACCGGGGCGAGCTTTTCCTGGTGGAACTTCAGGAAGAGAAGAACAAGATCATTGAAATGTTTATCTGGGTTGCCGCAGTTTGCTTCCTGGGCTTCATGTTCATAGTCGTGCTCACAGCCACAGTTATTTTGCTCTTTCCTCCAGATTTGCGGGTTTATGCTGCGGGTGGCTTTTGCCTGCTTTACCTGGTCGGCGCAGTGCTTTCGTTGCTGAATTTAAAAGCCCTGATCAAGAGTGCAACGCTGCCTTTCCAGGAAACCATTTCAGAAGTTAAAAAGGACCGCCAATGGTTAGAATCCTTAAAGTAA
- a CDS encoding outer membrane beta-barrel protein translates to MKIKTLITTIAVGMFGATLARAEDTTASTVNTYHIWQNPQGWWAQTYVYTDTGGAAGNVSENVSGNVSGAPYLFNANELTLDLFGSYLKRQPITEGRFFSHNGLWGGGVGANYFFTRYVGIGADTSFQDGASDFVDHVGGNLILRLPIEYIRSAPYIFGGGGFKFDPRDQWFYNAGGGWEFRFNPHLGLFADGRFVWLTRNTTDRNELLLRTGLRVAF, encoded by the coding sequence ATGAAAATCAAAACCTTAATAACAACAATCGCGGTGGGCATGTTCGGTGCAACATTGGCCAGGGCGGAGGATACAACTGCCTCCACTGTCAACACTTACCATATATGGCAGAATCCCCAGGGATGGTGGGCTCAGACCTATGTTTATACGGATACCGGGGGGGCAGCTGGGAACGTGAGCGAGAACGTAAGTGGGAACGTGAGTGGAGCTCCGTACTTGTTTAATGCCAACGAACTGACTCTCGATTTATTTGGAAGTTACCTTAAACGTCAACCCATAACTGAGGGCCGCTTTTTTAGCCACAACGGGTTATGGGGCGGCGGCGTCGGTGCTAATTATTTCTTCACCCGTTATGTCGGAATTGGAGCTGATACTTCTTTTCAGGATGGTGCGAGCGACTTTGTTGACCATGTGGGTGGCAACTTGATCCTTCGTCTGCCCATTGAATACATTAGAAGCGCTCCCTATATCTTCGGCGGTGGCGGGTTCAAGTTTGATCCCCGCGACCAGTGGTTCTACAACGCAGGAGGCGGCTGGGAATTCCGTTTCAATCCGCACCTGGGTCTGTTTGCGGACGGCCGTTTTGTTTGGTTGACTCGGAATACCACCGACAGAAATGAATTGCTGCTCCGTACCGGCCTTCGCGTGGCCTTCTGA